Proteins from one Hydrogenivirga caldilitoris genomic window:
- a CDS encoding BamA/OMP85 family outer membrane protein: MKYILLLLFLISSAFPKVFIESNYPLRNNNFSQILEKEGLAPVLWALQRLKDVKDIRISTVGPDTVIYVERYPIVKEVEIEGNWFVSDEEIENIVLVREGEALVNFDPDSARETLKLFYSREGFLDADVDIKIDIDERGYARVKFKVREGDLYFFKGAKFFGAKSFPEDRLTYETGLLIGDVFNEEAARKGVRNLYDFYRKKGFLESSVYYDGIEKEKLSSSFPRVLFPGVEGAKRSVLRSFIPLFRGMSNLISHPIAVTKALFGSGSVAFPRYIVNEGSHYNIVFEGNSHFDGKTLLSLLDLDTPGVDIFFLEKSKNDIIRFYRDKGFFDVKVDYAFGERGIRFLIEEGQRYSLKVLGFKGIRLPDDYDRELIEQRVQSFLDKVRSEGYLTAQVKLYEDINRERKQVYLVVDYIRGKRVWLRGVHYTGEDQRIEEIIGRYNALTPRIFEGNYIEELNRDIMDFLKSEGYLDGDFSVKIDVSEDKDNMYLTYFYSVNKGERYRYGELLVYGNEKTHFKEIYYTVVKEEFYSTQAEEESLWNLIQSENYVGVRTENFVDRESKRVYRLVEVREDKRGLFELSGGYNTEEKLKVEGGVKLKNLFGVGIILSLKGAKSQKYETYEAELSDKFLFSRKYFASISAFRRLEFHNNYDLESDGHLVSVGYRLSRWFSMSAFYSGTRNDVSGTGAGRFNLRRFGFFLVREIRDDLVNPKNLTHNSFRVSRVSGDREYYRVEVNNFILREVIKGLSVNGKLAGGWTGKEAPIFDRFFLGGLRDMKGYDFESIGSPEGGRTFLFGRLELLFVLREPLWLGLYTDSGNAADTFSEALHNLKYDVGTAVGVNTPAGFIRLDVAKPLSKVEEPTSKFKVYLSIGFVY, translated from the coding sequence ATGAAATACATATTGCTGCTGCTTTTCCTGATTTCTTCGGCCTTTCCTAAGGTGTTTATTGAGTCTAACTATCCTCTCAGAAACAATAACTTCTCTCAAATCCTTGAGAAAGAAGGCTTAGCCCCCGTGCTCTGGGCTCTTCAGAGGCTCAAGGATGTAAAGGATATCAGGATAAGTACTGTTGGTCCAGATACTGTCATTTACGTGGAGAGGTACCCTATAGTCAAAGAGGTGGAGATTGAGGGTAACTGGTTCGTAAGCGATGAAGAGATAGAGAATATAGTTCTTGTCCGTGAAGGTGAGGCGCTGGTTAACTTTGACCCCGATAGCGCAAGGGAAACTCTGAAACTCTTCTATTCAAGGGAAGGTTTTCTTGATGCGGATGTGGATATAAAGATTGACATAGATGAAAGAGGCTACGCACGTGTTAAGTTTAAAGTTAGGGAGGGAGACCTATACTTCTTTAAAGGAGCTAAATTCTTTGGCGCAAAGAGTTTCCCCGAGGACAGACTTACCTATGAAACAGGGCTTTTAATCGGTGATGTCTTCAATGAAGAAGCTGCAAGGAAGGGTGTTAGAAACTTATACGATTTTTACAGGAAAAAGGGTTTCCTTGAAAGCTCCGTATATTACGATGGTATTGAGAAGGAGAAGCTCAGTTCTTCCTTTCCTCGCGTCCTTTTTCCAGGTGTTGAAGGAGCAAAGAGGAGTGTGCTCAGGTCCTTTATACCCCTGTTTCGCGGGATGTCAAACCTGATATCCCACCCAATAGCTGTAACAAAAGCCCTCTTCGGCTCGGGGTCGGTTGCGTTTCCCAGATACATCGTTAACGAAGGAAGCCACTACAACATAGTTTTTGAAGGGAACTCTCACTTTGATGGGAAAACTCTACTTTCACTCCTTGACCTGGACACGCCCGGTGTGGACATCTTTTTCTTGGAAAAGAGCAAGAACGACATTATCAGATTTTACAGGGATAAAGGTTTCTTTGATGTTAAGGTTGACTACGCCTTTGGGGAAAGAGGTATAAGGTTTCTAATAGAAGAGGGGCAGCGTTACTCACTTAAGGTGCTTGGTTTCAAGGGGATCAGATTGCCGGATGACTATGATAGAGAGCTTATAGAGCAGAGAGTTCAGTCCTTCCTAGATAAGGTGCGCAGTGAAGGCTATCTTACCGCTCAGGTAAAGCTCTACGAAGATATAAACAGAGAAAGGAAACAGGTTTATCTTGTGGTTGACTACATCCGAGGAAAGAGGGTATGGCTAAGAGGCGTCCACTATACCGGAGAAGACCAACGCATTGAGGAGATAATTGGCAGATATAACGCTCTAACCCCCAGGATATTTGAAGGCAACTATATAGAAGAGCTTAACAGGGATATAATGGACTTTCTTAAGTCAGAAGGCTACCTTGACGGTGACTTCTCGGTGAAGATTGATGTCTCTGAGGATAAGGATAATATGTACCTTACCTACTTTTATTCGGTTAACAAAGGGGAGAGGTACAGGTACGGAGAACTCCTGGTTTACGGAAATGAAAAGACGCATTTCAAGGAGATCTATTACACCGTTGTGAAGGAGGAGTTCTACTCCACTCAGGCTGAGGAGGAGAGCCTATGGAACCTTATACAGAGTGAGAACTACGTAGGTGTCAGGACTGAGAACTTTGTGGACAGGGAGAGCAAGAGGGTTTACAGACTCGTAGAAGTTCGGGAGGACAAGAGGGGTCTCTTTGAACTCTCAGGTGGCTACAACACTGAAGAAAAGCTCAAGGTTGAGGGGGGTGTAAAGCTAAAGAACCTCTTTGGGGTAGGAATTATACTCAGCCTGAAGGGGGCAAAAAGCCAGAAGTATGAAACTTACGAAGCGGAGCTGTCCGATAAGTTCCTCTTCTCACGGAAGTATTTTGCCAGTATCTCTGCCTTTCGCAGACTTGAGTTTCACAACAACTATGACCTTGAAAGTGATGGTCATCTTGTATCCGTAGGTTACAGGTTGAGCAGGTGGTTCTCCATGAGTGCCTTCTATTCTGGAACAAGAAACGATGTGAGCGGAACCGGTGCCGGGAGATTCAATTTAAGGAGGTTTGGTTTCTTTTTAGTGAGGGAGATAAGAGACGACCTGGTAAACCCTAAAAACTTGACCCACAATAGTTTCAGAGTTTCAAGGGTCAGCGGTGACAGGGAGTACTATAGAGTGGAGGTGAATAACTTTATACTCAGGGAAGTGATAAAGGGACTGTCTGTGAACGGGAAACTTGCCGGAGGCTGGACCGGCAAGGAAGCGCCCATCTTTGACCGTTTCTTCCTGGGGGGATTAAGAGATATGAAGGGTTACGACTTTGAATCTATAGGCTCACCAGAGGGAGGGAGAACCTTCCTCTTCGGGAGGCTGGAGCTTCTGTTTGTCTTAAGGGAACCCCTGTGGCTGGGGTTGTACACCGATTCCGGAAATGCAGCCGATACCTTTTCAGAAGCCCTTCACAACCTAAAGTATGACGTAGGAACAGCCGTGGGGGTAAACACCCCAGCGGGTTTTATAAGATTGGATGTGGCAAAACCTCTGAGCAAGGTAGAGGAGCCGACTTCAAAGTTTAAGGTTTATCTATCAATTGGTTTTGTTTATTGA
- the purB gene encoding adenylosuccinate lyase produces the protein MIERYTRKEIGEIWSERNKFQKWLEVEIAVCRAWAKLGKIPKEALKKIEDKTRIDEETLQKIREYERVYKHDVLAFVSAISEQVGEEGRFIHLGLTSSDVIDTALALLMREALDVLLKDIELVMEELKRLAYEHKDTLMIGRTHGVHAEPTTFGIKMAVWYDEMRRNRERLLMAKERVSYGKISGAVGTYSNVPPEVERFALEELGLKAEPASTQIVHRDRHAELISAIAITASSLDKFATEIRHLQRTEVLEAQEPFTEGQRGSSAMPHKKNPIHSERICGLARVIRSNLITALENVVLWHERDISHSSAERVILPDSTIALDYILNLFYEILQGLVVDRERMLKNMELSKGLYFSSKVLVALTEKGLARDKAYDLVQRAAMKSWNSDKSFKEALMEEPEVNKLLSKEEMERLFDLWEFVKHRDYIFKKVFG, from the coding sequence ATGATAGAGAGGTACACCAGAAAGGAAATAGGAGAGATATGGTCTGAAAGGAACAAGTTTCAGAAGTGGCTTGAGGTTGAGATAGCAGTCTGCAGAGCCTGGGCGAAGCTGGGAAAGATACCAAAGGAAGCACTGAAAAAGATAGAAGACAAGACCCGAATAGACGAAGAAACTCTACAGAAGATAAGGGAATATGAAAGGGTTTACAAGCATGACGTTCTTGCTTTTGTCTCCGCTATTTCGGAGCAGGTAGGAGAGGAGGGAAGATTCATACATCTGGGTCTCACCTCCTCAGATGTAATAGATACAGCCCTCGCCCTTTTGATGAGAGAGGCTCTGGACGTTCTCCTAAAGGATATAGAGCTTGTAATGGAGGAGCTCAAGAGGTTAGCCTATGAGCACAAAGACACGCTTATGATAGGTAGAACCCACGGTGTTCACGCTGAGCCAACAACCTTCGGTATAAAGATGGCGGTCTGGTACGACGAGATGAGGAGGAACAGGGAAAGACTTCTCATGGCAAAGGAAAGGGTCTCCTACGGGAAGATATCTGGTGCGGTGGGGACTTACTCTAACGTTCCTCCGGAGGTTGAAAGGTTTGCATTAGAGGAGCTGGGACTTAAGGCGGAGCCAGCTTCAACCCAGATAGTTCACAGGGACAGACATGCAGAGTTAATTAGCGCGATAGCCATAACAGCCTCCTCCCTTGACAAATTCGCCACCGAGATAAGGCACCTTCAAAGGACAGAAGTCCTTGAAGCACAGGAGCCTTTTACGGAGGGACAGAGGGGTTCTTCAGCGATGCCCCATAAGAAGAACCCGATACACTCAGAAAGGATATGTGGGCTTGCAAGGGTCATAAGGTCAAACCTTATAACCGCTCTTGAGAACGTGGTTCTGTGGCATGAAAGGGACATATCCCATTCCTCGGCAGAAAGAGTTATACTCCCGGATTCAACGATCGCCCTTGACTACATACTGAACCTTTTTTACGAGATACTGCAGGGTCTTGTAGTGGATAGAGAGAGAATGCTAAAGAATATGGAGCTCTCCAAGGGTCTATACTTTTCATCAAAGGTTCTAGTGGCTCTGACTGAAAAGGGATTGGCAAGGGATAAAGCCTATGACCTTGTTCAGAGAGCTGCCATGAAAAGCTGGAACAGTGACAAGAGTTTCAAAGAGGCTCTCATGGAAGAGCCGGAAGTCAATAAGCTCCTTTCTAAGGAGGAGATGGAAAGGCTATTTGACCTCTGGGAATTTGTAAAACACAGGGACTATATATTTAAGAAGGTTTTTGGTTAA